From one Streptomyces sp. CA-210063 genomic stretch:
- a CDS encoding non-ribosomal peptide synthetase, with protein sequence MTRSGISDVLPLSPLQEGLLFHAQYDDDRAPDVYAAQQILELTGDVDPAAVRAAGQALLDRHPNLRACFRRRDAGPPLQIVPTDIELPFTQADLSAHDEPGRQAAWERLLDVERTRRFDLAKPPLLRHLLVRWAPDRYRLVITNHHILLDGWSKQLLVREFGALYAGEHPISLPPVPPYRDYLAWLARQDRGAAGRAWQDALSGVTGPTLVAPAASADSADSAASVLPHELVVELSEEATARAEATARALGVTLNTVVQGAWGVLLGRLTGRDDAVFGQTVTVRPPELPNVASMVGFCINTVPTRVRWTDEDTVADLLTGLRSRQAGLLPHQYLGLADIRRVTGTGDLFDTLLAFESYPASAARGASQVTQLAGRDATHYPLTLSVLPGSRLALRLSYRPVLYDETGARALLDRFAGVLGALAADPSRPVREVEALLPGERERLLCGASTPMAAPAVTLPELFARQAARTPDATAVVHDGTRLTYTELDERSNRLARLLAARGAGPERLVALALPRTPDLVVAVLAVLKTGAAYVPMDPEYPAERLAFMLADAAPVLLVTTDGGSAGLPVGEVPVVTVAESLDHPSTALSSPGPDPANTAYVIYTSGSTGRPKGVAVPHSNVVRLFESTRHWFDFGPDDVWTMFHSYAFDFSVWELWGALLHGGALVVVPFAVSREPAEFLRLLARERVTVLNQTPSAFGELLSADAALPDVGRQLALRYVVFGGEALDFTGVAEWYTRHPQDAPVLVNMYGITETTVHVTGLPLTEDTARTGQGSIGHAIPDLRAYVLDAGLRLVPPGTTGELYVAGAGLARGYLGRPGLTAGRFVADPFGGPGDRMYRTGDLARWSADGELVYAGRADDQVKIRGFRIELGEVEAALADHPDVTRAAVLVRDGRLVGYVVGGAALDGDEPRRHAGRSEVGRAVDADEPHRHAGRNGAGRNLDADELRRHVARTLPEHMVPAAVVVLERLPLTANGKLDRAALPTPVAPSGGGRAPRTPQEEILCGLFADVLGVAAHRVGADDGFFDLGGDSLLAMRLVDRIRGALGTAVPVRAVFESPTPAGLAERLTNAQDDVRRPELTPVERGHAPIPLSYAQQRLWFMNHLGGGNTTYTVPWALRLTGALDRQALREALADLVTRHEPLRTLHPDFQGTPYQRILDPDAGRPDLAVVTATEAELPALLTAAARHRFDLSGEPPLRTTLYALDDDTHVLLLLAHHIAVDGWSMAPLMRDLETAYAARTTGGAPQWRRLPVRYADFAHWQRELLGSTTAPESPMYRHISFWRDALAGAPDELPLPADRPRPAEPSGDGDRAALTLDADVHAGLVDLADASGVTLFMVLQAGLAALLTRFGSGTDITLGTPVAGRADSRLDDLVGFFVNSLTLRTDTSGNPTFRELLHRVREFDLAAYAHQDVPFDLLVDALSPERTLARHPLFQVVLAFTGHASHPGLSLPGLGVVREPVETGAARFDLSLYLSERRDADGGPAGIDGIAEYSTDLFEPATVERLARALVRFLAVVAADPAVRIEDVDLLGDDERSSREPERETPPVTPPTAEATGAPAGQEPATPAERILAALFRELLKLPEVPLDEDFFALGGDSIASIRLVSRAAEAGVVISARDVFKHQTVRELAAVARGPVGGSGGGAARADAFDGGAGTADGPSSDPGAAFPHVPDDGTGPVPLTPVMRWLLERGGPIDRFSQSVLLTVPAAADRPRLASALQALLDHHDMLRSRLTVGPELDVRPAGTVGAADLLDRRDISHTFDASDLHAAVAEEFDRVVGLLDPAAGAMVRAVWFDAGPERPGRLLLVVHHLAVDGVSWRVLVPDLAAAWKAVVARRRPELPAVGTSFRRWSAVLDEQARTPSRLAEAELWRAVADAPRTPLGTRPLDPDQDTAATTRSLRLTLPPETTGPLLTTVPGAFRAGVQDVLLTGLALAVAERQGSGHVVLDVEGHGREEPVPGLALSRTVGWFTSIYPVHLDLEGVDVADALAAGAAADLAVGRVAERLRELPDHGMGYGLLRHLNPDTAAEFAKAPVPAIGFNYLGRFTAPDPGDSAPWAFAPESSALGAGCDPGLAAAHVLEVNAVVRDTGTGPYLRADWSWPDGVLTEPEVRALAESWFAALTALVSRTGEGAGPSVGGLSVADLSHDELDELAAGLDG encoded by the coding sequence GTGACCCGGTCCGGAATCTCCGACGTCCTGCCCCTGTCGCCGTTGCAGGAGGGGCTGCTCTTCCACGCCCAGTACGACGACGACCGCGCCCCCGACGTCTACGCCGCCCAGCAGATCCTGGAGCTGACGGGCGACGTCGACCCCGCCGCCGTACGGGCCGCCGGGCAGGCGCTGCTCGACCGGCACCCGAACCTGCGCGCCTGCTTCCGGCGCCGGGACGCCGGGCCTCCGCTCCAGATCGTGCCCACGGACATCGAACTGCCCTTCACCCAGGCCGACTTGTCCGCGCACGACGAGCCCGGCCGACAGGCGGCATGGGAGCGGCTGCTCGACGTGGAGCGCACCCGTCGCTTCGACCTCGCCAAGCCGCCGCTGCTGCGCCATCTGCTGGTGCGGTGGGCTCCGGACCGGTACCGGCTGGTGATCACCAATCACCACATCCTGCTGGACGGCTGGTCCAAGCAGCTGCTCGTCCGCGAGTTCGGCGCCCTGTACGCGGGCGAGCACCCGATCTCGCTCCCGCCCGTGCCGCCCTACCGCGACTATCTGGCGTGGCTGGCCCGGCAGGACCGTGGCGCCGCCGGACGGGCCTGGCAGGACGCCCTGTCCGGGGTGACGGGACCCACCCTGGTGGCCCCTGCGGCTTCCGCCGATTCCGCCGATTCCGCCGCTTCCGTCCTCCCGCACGAACTCGTCGTGGAACTGTCCGAGGAGGCGACCGCTCGCGCCGAGGCGACGGCACGCGCGCTCGGCGTCACCCTCAACACGGTCGTCCAGGGCGCCTGGGGTGTGCTCCTGGGCCGGCTGACCGGCCGTGACGACGCCGTCTTCGGCCAGACCGTCACGGTCCGCCCGCCCGAGCTGCCGAACGTCGCGTCGATGGTCGGCTTCTGCATCAACACCGTTCCCACCCGCGTCCGTTGGACCGACGAGGACACCGTCGCCGACCTGCTCACCGGGCTGCGGAGCCGGCAGGCGGGCCTGCTGCCGCACCAGTACCTCGGTCTCGCCGACATCCGGCGCGTCACCGGCACAGGGGACCTCTTCGACACCCTGCTGGCCTTCGAGAGCTACCCCGCGTCCGCCGCCCGGGGGGCGTCACAGGTCACCCAGCTCGCGGGCCGTGACGCCACGCACTACCCGCTGACCCTCTCCGTCCTGCCCGGCAGCCGGCTGGCTCTGCGTCTGTCCTACCGGCCCGTTCTGTACGACGAGACGGGTGCCCGCGCCCTGCTGGACCGTTTCGCCGGGGTGCTGGGGGCCCTGGCGGCCGACCCGTCGCGCCCCGTCCGCGAGGTGGAGGCGCTGCTCCCGGGCGAGCGGGAGCGCCTGCTGTGCGGGGCGAGCACCCCCATGGCAGCGCCGGCGGTCACCCTTCCCGAGCTGTTCGCCCGGCAGGCCGCCCGCACGCCCGACGCCACGGCCGTCGTGCACGACGGAACCCGCCTCACCTACACGGAACTGGACGAGCGGTCCAACCGCCTCGCGCGGCTGCTCGCCGCGCGCGGCGCGGGCCCGGAGCGCTTGGTCGCCCTCGCGCTGCCACGCACACCGGACCTGGTGGTGGCCGTCCTGGCGGTGCTGAAGACCGGTGCCGCGTATGTGCCGATGGACCCGGAGTACCCGGCGGAGCGACTGGCCTTCATGCTGGCCGACGCGGCCCCCGTGCTCCTGGTGACGACGGACGGCGGGTCCGCGGGGCTGCCCGTCGGCGAGGTCCCCGTGGTCACGGTCGCCGAGTCGCTCGACCACCCTTCGACGGCACTCTCCTCACCGGGCCCCGACCCCGCCAACACGGCGTACGTGATCTACACCTCGGGCTCCACGGGCCGCCCCAAGGGCGTCGCGGTGCCCCACTCGAACGTCGTACGCCTCTTCGAGTCCACCCGGCACTGGTTCGACTTCGGGCCGGACGACGTGTGGACGATGTTCCACTCGTACGCCTTCGACTTCTCGGTGTGGGAGCTGTGGGGCGCGCTGCTGCACGGCGGCGCGCTCGTGGTCGTCCCGTTCGCGGTGAGCCGGGAACCGGCGGAGTTCCTGCGGCTGCTCGCCCGCGAACGCGTCACGGTGCTCAACCAGACGCCGTCGGCCTTCGGCGAACTGCTGTCCGCGGACGCCGCCCTCCCGGACGTGGGCCGTCAACTCGCCCTGCGGTACGTGGTGTTCGGCGGCGAGGCACTGGACTTCACGGGAGTCGCCGAGTGGTACACCCGGCACCCGCAGGACGCGCCGGTCCTCGTCAACATGTACGGGATCACCGAGACGACGGTCCATGTCACCGGCCTGCCGCTGACCGAGGACACGGCACGCACCGGCCAGGGCTCCATCGGGCACGCCATACCCGACCTGCGCGCGTACGTCCTCGACGCCGGGCTGCGGCTCGTACCGCCGGGCACGACCGGTGAGTTGTACGTCGCCGGGGCGGGCCTCGCCCGCGGATACCTGGGCCGGCCGGGCCTGACGGCCGGGCGGTTCGTGGCCGACCCGTTCGGCGGCCCCGGCGACCGCATGTACCGCACGGGCGACCTGGCGCGCTGGTCGGCGGACGGTGAGCTGGTGTACGCGGGCCGGGCGGACGACCAGGTCAAGATCCGCGGCTTCCGCATCGAACTCGGCGAGGTCGAGGCGGCGCTCGCCGACCACCCCGACGTGACGCGCGCGGCCGTCCTCGTACGGGACGGACGGCTGGTCGGCTATGTCGTGGGCGGCGCCGCCCTCGACGGGGACGAGCCGCGTCGGCACGCGGGACGGAGCGAAGTCGGGCGGGCCGTCGACGCGGACGAGCCACACCGGCACGCGGGACGCAACGGTGCCGGGCGGAACCTCGACGCCGACGAGCTGCGCCGGCACGTGGCGCGCACGCTTCCCGAGCACATGGTGCCCGCCGCCGTGGTCGTCCTGGAGCGGCTGCCGTTGACCGCGAACGGCAAGCTGGACCGGGCCGCCCTGCCCACGCCGGTGGCACCCTCCGGCGGGGGCCGCGCCCCGCGTACCCCGCAGGAGGAGATCCTGTGCGGCCTGTTCGCCGATGTGCTCGGCGTGGCGGCGCACCGGGTGGGCGCCGACGACGGCTTCTTCGACCTCGGCGGCGACTCCCTGCTCGCCATGCGCCTGGTCGACCGGATCAGGGGCGCGCTCGGCACCGCGGTGCCCGTCCGCGCGGTGTTCGAGTCACCGACACCCGCCGGACTGGCCGAGCGCCTGACGAATGCCCAGGACGACGTACGGCGGCCCGAACTGACCCCGGTCGAGCGCGGACACGCCCCGATTCCGCTGTCGTACGCCCAGCAGCGCCTGTGGTTCATGAACCATCTCGGCGGCGGCAACACCACCTACACCGTGCCCTGGGCCCTGCGCCTCACCGGCGCCCTCGACCGGCAGGCCCTGCGGGAGGCCCTCGCCGACCTCGTGACCCGGCACGAACCGCTGCGCACCCTCCACCCCGACTTCCAGGGCACCCCCTACCAGCGGATCCTCGACCCGGACGCGGGCCGGCCGGACCTCGCCGTCGTGACGGCCACCGAGGCGGAACTCCCCGCGCTGCTCACCGCCGCCGCCCGGCACCGCTTCGACCTGTCCGGCGAACCCCCGCTGCGCACCACGCTGTACGCGCTCGACGACGACACCCACGTCCTCCTCCTGCTCGCCCACCACATCGCCGTCGACGGCTGGTCCATGGCACCGCTGATGCGCGACCTGGAGACGGCCTACGCGGCACGGACCACCGGCGGCGCCCCGCAGTGGCGGCGACTGCCCGTGCGGTACGCCGACTTCGCGCACTGGCAGCGCGAGCTGCTCGGCTCCACGACCGCCCCCGAGAGTCCGATGTACCGTCACATCTCCTTCTGGCGGGACGCGTTGGCGGGCGCACCCGACGAACTGCCCCTTCCGGCCGACCGTCCGAGGCCCGCAGAACCCAGCGGCGACGGCGACCGTGCGGCCCTCACCCTCGACGCCGACGTGCACGCGGGCCTCGTCGACCTCGCCGACGCCTCCGGGGTCACGCTCTTCATGGTGCTCCAGGCGGGACTGGCCGCGCTGCTGACCCGGTTCGGCTCGGGCACCGACATCACCCTCGGCACCCCGGTCGCCGGACGCGCCGACAGCAGGCTGGACGACCTGGTCGGCTTCTTCGTCAACAGCCTCACGCTGCGCACCGACACCTCGGGCAACCCCACCTTCCGCGAACTGCTGCACCGCGTCCGGGAGTTCGACCTCGCGGCCTACGCCCACCAGGACGTGCCGTTCGACCTCCTCGTGGACGCGCTCAGCCCGGAACGCACGCTCGCCCGCCATCCGCTCTTCCAGGTCGTGCTGGCCTTCACGGGCCATGCCTCGCATCCGGGTCTGTCCCTGCCCGGACTGGGTGTGGTCCGCGAACCCGTCGAGACCGGGGCCGCGCGCTTCGATCTCTCCCTCTACCTGAGCGAGCGCCGCGACGCCGACGGCGGCCCGGCGGGGATCGACGGCATCGCCGAGTACAGCACCGACCTGTTCGAGCCGGCCACGGTCGAGCGGCTCGCGCGGGCGCTGGTTCGGTTCCTGGCCGTCGTCGCCGCCGATCCCGCGGTGCGGATCGAGGACGTGGACCTCCTGGGGGACGACGAGCGTTCCTCCCGGGAACCGGAGCGCGAGACGCCACCGGTGACACCGCCGACGGCGGAGGCCACGGGAGCCCCCGCCGGACAAGAACCGGCGACCCCGGCCGAACGTATCCTCGCCGCGCTCTTCCGTGAGCTGCTCAAGCTGCCCGAAGTCCCGCTCGACGAGGACTTCTTCGCGCTCGGCGGCGACAGCATCGCCTCGATCCGGCTCGTGAGCCGGGCGGCCGAGGCCGGGGTCGTGATCAGCGCCCGGGACGTCTTCAAGCACCAGACGGTGCGGGAGTTGGCGGCGGTGGCGCGTGGGCCGGTCGGGGGCTCCGGTGGCGGCGCGGCAAGGGCAGACGCCTTTGATGGCGGCGCGGGAACGGCCGACGGCCCCAGCAGCGACCCGGGAGCGGCCTTCCCCCACGTCCCGGACGACGGCACGGGCCCGGTCCCGCTCACCCCCGTCATGCGGTGGCTGCTCGAACGCGGCGGCCCGATCGACCGGTTCAGTCAGTCCGTCCTGCTGACGGTGCCCGCGGCGGCCGACCGGCCCCGGCTGGCCTCCGCCCTGCAGGCCCTGCTCGACCACCACGACATGCTGCGGTCCCGGCTCACCGTCGGCCCGGAGCTCGACGTGCGCCCGGCCGGCACCGTCGGCGCCGCCGACCTGCTCGACCGCCGGGACATCTCCCACACCTTCGATGCGAGCGACCTCCACGCGGCCGTGGCCGAGGAGTTCGACCGGGTCGTGGGGCTGCTCGATCCGGCGGCCGGGGCCATGGTCCGGGCCGTGTGGTTCGACGCCGGGCCCGAGCGGCCGGGGCGTCTGCTGCTGGTCGTGCACCACCTGGCCGTGGACGGCGTGTCCTGGCGCGTCCTCGTCCCCGATCTGGCGGCCGCCTGGAAGGCGGTCGTGGCGAGGCGGCGGCCCGAACTGCCCGCTGTCGGCACGTCGTTCCGTCGCTGGTCAGCGGTGCTGGACGAGCAGGCGCGTACGCCGTCGCGGCTCGCCGAGGCCGAGCTGTGGCGCGCTGTCGCGGACGCCCCGCGCACCCCGCTGGGCACGCGGCCGCTCGACCCCGACCAGGACACCGCCGCCACGACCCGCTCGCTGCGGCTGACCCTGCCGCCCGAGACGACCGGCCCGCTGCTCACCACCGTCCCGGGCGCCTTCCGCGCCGGCGTCCAGGACGTCCTGCTCACCGGCCTCGCCCTGGCCGTCGCCGAGCGGCAGGGCTCCGGGCACGTCGTGCTCGACGTCGAGGGCCACGGCCGCGAGGAGCCCGTGCCCGGGCTGGCACTGTCGCGCACGGTGGGCTGGTTCACCTCGATCTACCCGGTCCACCTGGATCTGGAGGGCGTGGACGTGGCCGACGCTCTGGCCGCCGGAGCCGCCGCCGACCTCGCCGTCGGCCGGGTGGCCGAGCGCCTGCGCGAGCTGCCCGACCACGGCATGGGGTACGGCCTCCTCCGCCACCTCAACCCGGACACGGCAGCCGAGTTCGCCAAGGCTCCCGTTCCGGCGATCGGCTTCAACTACCTCGGCCGGTTCACCGCCCCCGACCCCGGCGACTCCGCTCCGTGGGCCTTCGCTCCCGAGTCGTCGGCGCTGGGCGCCGGTTGCGATCCCGGCCTCGCCGCCGCCCACGTCCTCGAGGTCAACGCGGTGGTCCGCGACACCGGCACCGGCCCGTATCTGCGGGCCGACTGGTCATGGCCCGACGGCGTACTGACCGAGCCGGAGGTGCGGGCGCTGGCCGAGTCGTGGTTCGCCGCGCTCACCGCGCTCGTGTCCCGGACCGGCGAGGGCGCCGGTCCGTCGGTCGGGGGCCTGTCGGTGGCGGATCTGTCCCACGACGAGCTGGACGAGCTGGCCGCGGGCCTCGACGGCTGA